The Oscillospiraceae bacterium genome contains the following window.
TGGTAGGCCAGAATAGAGCCATCATCCACGGGCTGATTCAGGCGTTTCTTGGTGCGGTACATTCTGCGGCAAGCATCAGCCGGAGTACAATTGAAGCCTGTTACATATAGCTGATGCTCCGTTTTGTCCTGGTTCTGCGTGTAGGATAAAAGGCGATTCAGATCGTTCGCACCGAAGGTTTCCGTCTTTTGGGGGTTACTGGTATAGTCCAAACATCTTTGCAGATGATGCCTGACGGGCTTTATCTTGGTGTAAGCCATATCAGAGCGTGTCCTCCACATAATCCCATGTCTTTTCCAAAAGGTTCAGGGCTTTTTCTAATTGGTCAGTGGTAACCTTTCCGGTGGCATTGACCACATGGGCAATCTGATTGAGGTTATTGCCGTAGGCCGAAAGCTGTAGCAATACCTTTTTGTAGCTATCAGGCGGGCGCGGGTGGATCGTAATGCCCATCAGTGCCAGCCGGATATACTTTTCTCGGCACATCCCGGCTGTCGCCGTATCCTGCTCCAGCTTTGAAAGTTCAGCATCGTTCAGATGAACAACAACGCGGTTATTTCTTTTGCGAATAGGAATCCCCCCTATAAAATCTGGACATAAAAATAGTGCATCGCGGTTGGGCGATGCACTTATGCACATATTCAATTTACTTTTGTGGTTCAATCAGTTTGTAGGCCGGTGAGAGAATCAAGTCGTACCGAGCTTGTAAATAGCGTGAGTAAAATTGCTTTTGCAAATCGGAAATTACAGGTGTGCCATCAATGAAAGCTGCGATTTTTTCCATATCAATTTTTGGGAAAACACGTTCCAATGCAGCATTGCAGTCATCGTTTTCCGCGCGGGTGATAAAATCGTAGTAATTGATCTTCCGTCCGTTCAGTTTTATAGCCGAGGTAGGAAATTGGAACACCCGTGCATGAAGTTCTGCTTCATTGGTAAGCACAGCTTGCATGACATTTTCATCTGCCTGTGGAAGTAAGCAGCTACCGCAATCGAAAACAGGGGCAATTTCTGTTCTGTGGGTCTGGTCATCGTAAAGAAATCCCCAGTTTCCATTGTGGCGGTCAAAATTTCCGAGCAGCGCATCCACGATAAAGACATTCCAGAAATGCTCCCGCAATTCTACCGGCGATACATATTGCTGCTTGTCAATGGTGTCCATCACATCTTCCAGTTCCGTGCCGCTGCCGTTGCTATCAGAGTCGAGAATTGTGTTTTTGATAGAGCAGAAGTCGAACAGGCGCTTGCTGCCTGTTGCAAAGTCCTTGCAGGCACAGACAACTTTTGTTTTGCCTTTAATAGAAAAGGTTCCAAGTTCGGTTTTCTGCGCGTTGATTCCAATTAGATTGAAGATGCTGCTTGCAAGGTGTTCACTAATGCAGCTATTGGTGTACGACAAGTTTGTGGGCTTTCGTTCCCCTGACGGGGGAAATTTCAGCATATAAATCCCGCCGCCATATTCAACGGCAATCTTGCTGCCGTTTGCTCCATTGTAAGCTCTACCGGGAACAATGGGGCAGTTTGTAAAATCAGTCATAGCTTTGCTCCATACAAGTATTTCTTTCGCAGGTAGTCTGCGTGTTCGTGGGTAATGCTTCTTTCATTGATTTCTGCCATGTTGATGCTGCCATAAAGTTCACCCCATAAACAGTCCAACAGGCTGCTGTGATTTTTGATTCCGCTTTTATACGCATCCAAGTCGTGCTGCAAATAGTCCGGCAAGCCATACTCGTAGGCACGTTCACGTTCGGTTTGGCGGATGCCGTCCTCCGTCAACTGCTCCATAGAAACTCCCAACACCTGCGACAACTTATAGACCGTTTCGGCAGAGCATTTTTCGAGTTTTGTTTTTCCGCTGCAAATATCACTGAGCGTCGGGTGCGGAATTCCCGCTTGCACAGCAAGTTTATACTTTGTCATGCCGCGCTTGGCAAGTAAATCTTCTATAACCATTGTTTCCGCCTCCTTACTTATATTATATCGGTACGCCGAAACAATAGCAATAGCCAATTTTCAAAGTTCATAGAAATGCAAATATTTTCGCAGCGGGAAATTTATATTTCAGAAAGCGGAAGCAGGGGTCTTAGGGGCATTCCCCTAACAAGTGGGCGTTTGGTACACCAAATGCCGTGCTTGCTCGTACTGTTCCTGCGGAACAGTACGCCGTCTGCCAAAAGGTTTTGCGCACTGGTGCCGTGCCGCATAGGTGTCAATTTTTCTGCCCAGCTTGAAATTTGCCGCACGGTATTCGATGTTATATTCCGTGGCGACCACCTTCGCGCCGTGCTTCATAAGCTGCCTGAAAAACGAAAAGAGGTGTCCTTCGCTGCGGCTGATATGGCGCATCCGGCAGATATACACAGTGTCGATTTCGCCTTTGCAGATATGCCGCAGCATTTCCCGATATCCAGGTCGCAGCAGCCATCCGCCATGCTCATCGGTGCTGCTGCCCACAACGGTGCAGCCATCAGCATGAGCCTGTAAGGCACAAACTTTTATGCTGTCCATGGTTCCCACATAGTCGCCGGGAATTCTGGCATAAAGCCATACGCGGCAGGGACTAAGTTCTTTTTCCATAATTTTCTTGTTTCCCTTCAATATTAGATTCGTTTGGCGATTACAAGCAATCTGCCGTTGTCGGTAATGTTGTCGCAGGTGGAAAGCGTGAGCAGCTTGTCACCGTACTCAGCAAAGATGCCTGTATCGTACAGCGCCCGCGCTTGGCAGATCGACACATAATCGGCATATTCTTCCGGGGATGCTGCGTTCACAAACCGATAGAATGGGAACGCATCGGCGGCATCTGCCTGCACGGTCGTGTGGATCACGGCAAAAATCTCATAGGCGCTGCTGCCCAGCGCGGTATCGAACCAGACGGTTTTGTGTGATTGCCAGAAATCCTTGCTGCGGTACTTGGCAAGGTCTGCAAACATCGAGCCGTCCTTCATGTTGTGACCGTAGATGATTAGGTTATCGGATGGGCAAAGCGCATCGCAATCTGCCTGCATAAAGGGGCAGCCGTAGTCCGTGTAGTTCCTTTCAAAGTCGTGCTTCAGGTAATAGTTGGGGTCTGCCGGTGTCTGCATCACGGGATAGTCGATGCCGGTGCCCTCGATAAGAATCCAGCCGACCATATCAGAGTTTTCCAAATACAAGTTTCGGCTGGTTGGTTGTACCGAGGATTGCGATGCAATTTCCTGTTGTGTGTCCTGTTTCCTTACGGCGGCAAGGTCGCTGTAAAGGTGCGCCTGTTGTTTAGACTGTGCGGCATACATCAACAGGAATGCGATGCTCGTGAGAGCTGCAATGCCGAACAGCCCAATAAAAAGCGAATATAGAAAGTTCTTCATCGTCTGCTCAACGCTCCCCGTATGTAAAAAAGCTCAACTGTTCTCCCTCAAGGCTGAACCGTAAATCTAAATCGTGCAGCGTATAGCTGCGGTTAAACCGTTCTGTTGCCTTATTGGGGGCATCTTGCAATTCCAGCAACAATTGCCATAAATCGGGGTGGGCGTTGTACAGGTGCCGAAGTTCCCGCATGGACGCATTGGGGCAAAACCAGCAGCCGCCGCGCCCTGTGAACGCATATAGCGGGGACAGCAGCCCCTCGGCTTGGCACATCTTCCACGCATCTTTTTCGGTCAAGTTATACTTTGCCAATAAAGATGTTTGGTTTTCCTTAAGCCGTGCCAGCCGTATCGGTTCATCGGCGGCAATTCCCAGATAGTAAACGGTGTCCTGCGGCAGCATTTTTTGGTAGTTGCGTATAGGCGGTAGTTTGCAGTCCCTTTGTATACTGCAGCGTCCGGTCAGCGGAAAAGACGCCAGCTTTCCCTCGGCATTGCCGCGGCTTACGATGCGGTAAAAGCAGTCCAAATATGTCTTTTGCCCGCGCAGGACCCTTGTGGGAATGCCGCGCTTTTCAAAATACGGGATGGCTGTTTCATAGATGAACCGCTTATGCTCCGGGAGTTCCCCCGATACGGTATCGCTGAACATCACCTCGGAATAAACCAGTTCATCCAGCGGTTCGCCGTGCTGCAGGGCAAGCAGCGCCGTGGCGATGCTGTCTTTGCCAAAGCTGCAAGTCAGAATATGCTTCATTCGATTTCCTCATAAAAAACGGGTGGCCCTCGCGGGTCACCCATAGTGGTTGGATGGTTCATTTTGGTGTTCCTTATTCGGTTTCATCGTCGTCTTTTTGGGCAGCGGCTTTGCAGTGGACACTCTTGTAAAGCAATGCCGCCAACCCTGCCAAGGAAAGACTCGCCAGCGCCAGAAGCAGCCCCAGCGGGAAAGTATCGCCTGTCTGGGGAATCAGCGGTGTGGGGGTCGGAGTACTCGGCGGTGTCGGCTGCACGGGCTGTTCGGGGATGGGAGCATCCTTCATAACCACGCGCTGTACATCTCCGTTCGGCAGCACTGTAAAGGAAATATCCTCTGCGATTTCGTACCCATCGGGTGCCGTGATTTCGGTCAGCGTATAATCGCCTGCGGGCAGTTTTTCAATGTAGTGCGGTTTGTCGGTGGATACCCAGCGTTCCATCACTTTGCCATCTTTATTGGTGATAGTCAGCTCTGCGCCGGGCAGCTCTTTGTTTGTGGTGATGTCTACCTTAGAAATTTCCACCTTGATGACATCATCCCGCATTTCAAACTTCTGCACCTCGCCGGTGGGCAGCACCGTAAACGGTACACTCTCGGCAAAAGCATAACCGTCAGGGGCTTTCACCTCGGTCAGCGTGTAATCGCCTGCGGGCAGTTTTTCGATATAGTGCGGTTTGTCGGTGGATACCCAGCGTTCAATTTCCTTGCCGTCCTTGTCGGTAATAGTCAGCTCCGCACCGGGCAGTTCCTCCATCGTGGTCAGGTCTTTCTTGGAGATTTCCACCTTGATGACATCATCCAGCATCTCAAACTGCTGCACCTCACCGGTGGGCAGCACCGTAAACGGTACGCTCTCGGCAAATGCGTATCCGTCAGGGGCTTTCACCTCGGTCAGCGTGTAATCGCCTGCGGGCAGTTTTTCGATATAGTGCGGTTTGTCGGTGGATACCCAGCGTTCAATTTCCTTGCCGTCCTTGTCGGTAATGGTCAGCTCCGCGCCGGGCAATTCCTCCATTGTGGTCAAATCCTTCTTGGAGAATTCTGCCTTGATAGTGTCATCGCGCATAATCACGGTTGCATCATCCAACAGCTTCCAATCGTCCCAAGTCCAGAACAGGAAGTTCTTTGTGGTCAGGTAGTAAACCTCGGCTTCCTGCAGGTTGCTGCCGTTCTCGTCCACCTTTTGCAGCAGACGGAAGGTAATTTCATCCGCCAGCGCGTAGCCATCGGCGGGGCGGGTTTCGGTCAGGGTATAGGTGTCGCCCAAATGCAGCCCCATCACACGGTGGGGCGTGTCGGTAGATACCCAAGAGGTCACCACATTGCCATCTGTATCTTTGATGCTCAAAGTGGCACCGGGCAGTTCCTCGTCGTTGGTCAGATCGCGCTTGCTTACCCACATTTCGGTGGGTTTGTCGGTGCAGGTGCTTTCCAAAACCTGCACAGCCTGCCCGTCGTAGGTAAAGGTGACTTCCATGGACTCTTCGTTGACATAGTAGCCCAGCGGGGCGCGGATTTCCTTGACGATATACTTGCCGCTGTTGGTGGTTGCATCCTTGTGGGTGCTGCTGCCGTACTTTTCGCCGCGGATGGGAATATCGCAATCGAAGTAGGTGGAGCCGTCAGCATTGGTTTCGGGGCTGGTGGCTACCAGCTCACCGGCTGCAAAAACAAGGCTGCCGTCCGCATCGTAGATGTCATCGGCGGTGTACAGGTTAAACACGGCACCCATCTTGCCGGTGCTGCCCATCAGCACGCGCACATCGCCGCTGCGCACTTTGGCAAACAGCTCTGCTTTTTTCACCTCGGTGTTGGCGCTGTGGATGAACTGCACCTCATTTTCCGGGATGCCCATGGAAATCAGCAGATTGCGCAAATCATCG
Protein-coding sequences here:
- a CDS encoding MobC family plasmid mobilization relaxosome protein; translated protein: MCREKYIRLALMGITIHPRPPDSYKKVLLQLSAYGNNLNQIAHVVNATGKVTTDQLEKALNLLEKTWDYVEDTL
- a CDS encoding HipA domain-containing protein translates to MTDFTNCPIVPGRAYNGANGSKIAVEYGGGIYMLKFPPSGERKPTNLSYTNSCISEHLASSIFNLIGINAQKTELGTFSIKGKTKVVCACKDFATGSKRLFDFCSIKNTILDSDSNGSGTELEDVMDTIDKQQYVSPVELREHFWNVFIVDALLGNFDRHNGNWGFLYDDQTHRTEIAPVFDCGSCLLPQADENVMQAVLTNEAELHARVFQFPTSAIKLNGRKINYYDFITRAENDDCNAALERVFPKIDMEKIAAFIDGTPVISDLQKQFYSRYLQARYDLILSPAYKLIEPQK
- a CDS encoding helix-turn-helix transcriptional regulator, with product MVIEDLLAKRGMTKYKLAVQAGIPHPTLSDICSGKTKLEKCSAETVYKLSQVLGVSMEQLTEDGIRQTERERAYEYGLPDYLQHDLDAYKSGIKNHSSLLDCLWGELYGSINMAEINERSITHEHADYLRKKYLYGAKL
- a CDS encoding recombinase family protein is translated as MEKELSPCRVWLYARIPGDYVGTMDSIKVCALQAHADGCTVVGSSTDEHGGWLLRPGYREMLRHICKGEIDTVYICRMRHISRSEGHLFSFFRQLMKHGAKVVATEYNIEYRAANFKLGRKIDTYAARHQCAKPFGRRRTVPQEQYEQARHLVYQTPTC
- the srtB gene encoding class B sortase, with protein sequence MKNFLYSLFIGLFGIAALTSIAFLLMYAAQSKQQAHLYSDLAAVRKQDTQQEIASQSSVQPTSRNLYLENSDMVGWILIEGTGIDYPVMQTPADPNYYLKHDFERNYTDYGCPFMQADCDALCPSDNLIIYGHNMKDGSMFADLAKYRSKDFWQSHKTVWFDTALGSSAYEIFAVIHTTVQADAADAFPFYRFVNAASPEEYADYVSICQARALYDTGIFAEYGDKLLTLSTCDNITDNGRLLVIAKRI
- a CDS encoding phosphoadenosine phosphosulfate reductase, with product MKHILTCSFGKDSIATALLALQHGEPLDELVYSEVMFSDTVSGELPEHKRFIYETAIPYFEKRGIPTRVLRGQKTYLDCFYRIVSRGNAEGKLASFPLTGRCSIQRDCKLPPIRNYQKMLPQDTVYYLGIAADEPIRLARLKENQTSLLAKYNLTEKDAWKMCQAEGLLSPLYAFTGRGGCWFCPNASMRELRHLYNAHPDLWQLLLELQDAPNKATERFNRSYTLHDLDLRFSLEGEQLSFFTYGER
- a CDS encoding SpaA isopeptide-forming pilin-related protein, whose product is MWVSKRDLTNDEELPGATLSIKDTDGNVVTSWVSTDTPHRVMGLHLGDTYTLTETRPADGYALADEITFRLLQKVDENGSNLQEAEVYYLTTKNFLFWTWDDWKLLDDATVIMRDDTIKAEFSKKDLTTMEELPGAELTITDKDGKEIERWVSTDKPHYIEKLPAGDYTLTEVKAPDGYAFAESVPFTVLPTGEVQQFEMLDDVIKVEISKKDLTTMEELPGAELTITDKDGKEIERWVSTDKPHYIEKLPAGDYTLTEVKAPDGYAFAESVPFTVLPTGEVQKFEMRDDVIKVEISKVDITTNKELPGAELTITNKDGKVMERWVSTDKPHYIEKLPAGDYTLTEITAPDGYEIAEDISFTVLPNGDVQRVVMKDAPIPEQPVQPTPPSTPTPTPLIPQTGDTFPLGLLLALASLSLAGLAALLYKSVHCKAAAQKDDDETE